A window of Cohnella herbarum contains these coding sequences:
- a CDS encoding DinB family protein, translated as MDTRESLKRLEETVDYYLEQLEGIAEEPLSRKPSEEEWSIGQLYVHLIQSSRFMNLRHIGLCQEGNDPAIVVGGVKNEAGFEVFRNSGFSDVKIHVPPSPQYTPKQPDGKAELNEGMRALVLSMKEIEPKLQEIPPEHTVLHPRLGALNAEEWFKMVEIHFGHHLKQLRRLQQFIGAGAS; from the coding sequence ATGGATACACGGGAAAGCTTGAAGCGTTTGGAAGAGACGGTCGATTATTATTTGGAGCAACTGGAGGGCATTGCGGAAGAGCCGCTTAGTCGCAAGCCCAGCGAGGAAGAATGGTCGATCGGACAATTGTACGTCCACTTGATTCAATCGTCGAGGTTTATGAACTTACGCCATATCGGGCTATGCCAAGAAGGCAACGATCCAGCGATTGTCGTAGGGGGCGTCAAGAACGAAGCGGGGTTTGAGGTTTTTCGCAATAGCGGCTTCTCCGACGTGAAAATCCATGTCCCGCCTTCCCCGCAGTATACGCCGAAGCAACCGGACGGCAAAGCGGAGTTGAACGAAGGGATGCGCGCGCTCGTGTTGAGTATGAAGGAGATCGAGCCGAAGCTCCAAGAAATTCCGCCGGAGCACACGGTGCTGCACCCCCGATTGGGAGCGTTAAACGCAGAGGAGTGGTTTAAAATGGTGGAAATCCATTTCGGACACCATCTGAAGCAACTGCGTCGTCTACAGCAGTTCATAGGCGCTGGAGCTTCATGA
- a CDS encoding ABC transporter substrate-binding protein — MRRKGLGLLALTMMLVLVLSACGGNNKENGASPSASGTTPASESAPQSAEPSAPAAEVELKVSGYKSGTELGAIPELNEKFMKENPGIKVKYEGMPGGQFKEFIKTRFAAGDASDVILMHPGLSDVLSYGKAGYLMDLAGEPFISNFSEASLKATSLEGKVYAIPNDMNVMGVYYNKEIFEKLGLATPKNWDEFVAAAEAIKQSGVLPIAIGNNDGWMTLAALYTVAPALVYGTTPDFDAKLNEGTATFAGAWDDTVNKWFSLNEKGYLTEKSTGVNLDQAQKAFATGKAAMYIDGSWSLAGIMKSNPDLKLGMFAMPSNAAGQEVVASAAVGTTFAINKDTKVADAAKKYLAFWSQAENQKVWTKSQQGFMTINGETGDIDEAFKEIADVVASGNSYPFLDQGWLYGGAATTEMMTSAQGVYLKAITPAGMLENMDKAWKEAAKMK, encoded by the coding sequence ATGAGAAGAAAAGGGCTAGGTTTGTTGGCATTGACAATGATGTTGGTTCTGGTGCTAAGCGCTTGCGGCGGCAACAATAAAGAAAACGGCGCAAGTCCGTCCGCTAGCGGAACGACTCCAGCTTCGGAATCGGCGCCGCAATCGGCGGAACCGTCGGCTCCCGCAGCGGAAGTCGAATTGAAGGTGTCGGGGTATAAATCCGGTACGGAGCTCGGAGCGATTCCGGAATTGAACGAGAAGTTCATGAAAGAAAACCCGGGAATCAAAGTGAAATACGAAGGCATGCCGGGCGGGCAGTTCAAGGAATTCATCAAGACCCGTTTCGCCGCCGGAGATGCTTCCGACGTTATCCTTATGCACCCGGGCTTGTCGGACGTTCTCTCTTACGGCAAAGCGGGATACCTGATGGATCTTGCGGGCGAACCGTTTATCTCCAACTTCTCGGAAGCGTCTTTGAAAGCGACTTCATTGGAGGGTAAAGTGTATGCGATTCCTAACGATATGAACGTCATGGGCGTGTATTACAACAAAGAAATTTTCGAGAAGCTGGGTTTGGCTACTCCTAAGAACTGGGATGAATTCGTAGCCGCCGCGGAAGCGATCAAGCAATCCGGCGTGTTGCCGATCGCAATCGGTAACAATGACGGTTGGATGACGCTCGCGGCGCTCTACACCGTCGCTCCGGCGCTCGTCTACGGTACGACGCCCGACTTCGATGCCAAGCTGAACGAAGGCACGGCAACGTTCGCGGGAGCATGGGACGATACGGTTAACAAGTGGTTCTCCTTGAACGAGAAAGGCTACCTTACCGAGAAGAGCACGGGCGTCAACCTTGACCAGGCGCAGAAAGCTTTCGCGACGGGCAAAGCTGCAATGTACATCGACGGCAGTTGGTCGTTAGCCGGAATCATGAAGTCGAATCCGGACTTGAAATTAGGCATGTTCGCGATGCCGTCCAACGCTGCGGGGCAAGAGGTCGTGGCATCGGCTGCGGTAGGCACGACTTTCGCGATTAACAAGGACACGAAAGTAGCCGATGCGGCTAAGAAGTATCTGGCATTCTGGAGCCAAGCCGAGAATCAGAAGGTATGGACGAAGAGCCAGCAAGGGTTCATGACGATCAATGGCGAAACCGGCGACATCGACGAAGCCTTCAAGGAAATCGCCGACGTTGTCGCAAGCGGCAACAGTTACCCGTTCTTGGATCAAGGATGGCTCTACGGCGGCGCGGCCACTACGGAAATGATGACTTCCGCTCAAGGCGTATATCTCAAGGCGATTACGCCGGCGGGCATGCTCGAGAATATGGATAAAGCTTGGAAGGAAGCCGCTAAGATGAAGTAG
- a CDS encoding response regulator transcription factor encodes MPKLLIVDDEETIRVGLTSMVNRLLPQWEVVGSCEDAEQAWEQVKSCAPDLAIIDIGMTGMSGLELALRLNKERPEINKIMLTGYDKFAYIQTALRAGATDYLLKPVQRDELVNAFAKVEELLIERNRQSKLLLEKTVLEWTMTKKDESLILLERLLDGEGLLDEDVRYGIILRFQYRNDPEADSRRVESPEAYWMADYEKSHRGLLKTVDVVLSNVCEMTFVAGRELSELKDWLECTEQAPDGKTPRWAPFGYGEPTEDLRQLPSAFRQAQEMLYRSIQPLDESNPDEETVRINRLAVAIEMNDLKAVNDLLNLWRRDLGQSSERHPVWMFGRLIRFVAFFVGLQATRMPSALLTEMNADITRLSGQLLFNGDPVTLLSTIDQFIEKVAQIKPDSFDERKIIGKVKEMMRREYGNPDFSLEQAALRVHLNPTYLSELFKETTGRKFIDYLTDIRLDEARRLLLETDMRMYEVCSSVGYTSSKYFSTLFRKKFDVTPTMYRDGPVLETD; translated from the coding sequence ATGCCTAAGCTATTGATCGTGGACGACGAGGAAACGATCCGTGTCGGATTGACGAGTATGGTGAACAGGCTTCTCCCGCAATGGGAAGTCGTCGGAAGCTGCGAGGATGCGGAACAGGCATGGGAGCAAGTGAAATCTTGTGCCCCGGATTTGGCGATCATCGATATCGGAATGACGGGGATGAGCGGTCTGGAATTGGCTCTGAGGTTAAACAAGGAGCGGCCGGAGATCAACAAGATCATGCTGACGGGATACGATAAATTCGCCTACATTCAGACGGCTTTGCGTGCCGGAGCGACCGATTACCTGCTTAAGCCCGTCCAACGGGACGAACTGGTGAACGCTTTCGCGAAGGTCGAAGAGCTTCTGATCGAACGCAATCGGCAGTCGAAGCTGCTGTTGGAGAAAACGGTACTGGAATGGACGATGACCAAGAAGGACGAAAGTTTAATATTGCTGGAACGGTTGCTGGACGGAGAAGGACTGCTGGACGAGGATGTTCGATATGGGATTATTCTTAGGTTTCAATATCGTAATGATCCGGAAGCGGATAGCAGGCGGGTAGAATCGCCTGAGGCTTATTGGATGGCGGATTATGAGAAGTCGCATCGGGGCCTGCTCAAAACCGTAGACGTGGTCTTGTCTAACGTTTGCGAGATGACATTCGTGGCAGGGCGGGAGTTGTCCGAGCTTAAAGATTGGTTGGAATGCACAGAACAAGCCCCGGACGGAAAAACTCCTCGCTGGGCGCCCTTCGGATACGGAGAGCCGACGGAGGATTTGCGGCAGCTTCCTTCGGCGTTCCGTCAAGCGCAGGAGATGTTGTACCGAAGCATACAGCCCTTGGACGAGTCTAATCCGGACGAAGAGACCGTGCGTATTAATCGACTTGCCGTTGCAATCGAAATGAACGATCTGAAAGCAGTGAATGATTTGCTGAATTTATGGCGACGGGATCTAGGGCAGTCGAGCGAGCGTCATCCCGTATGGATGTTCGGGCGGCTCATCCGCTTTGTCGCCTTCTTCGTCGGTCTTCAAGCCACAAGAATGCCATCGGCGTTACTTACGGAGATGAACGCGGATATCACCCGGCTTTCGGGTCAATTGCTGTTCAACGGAGATCCCGTTACCTTGTTGTCCACGATCGATCAATTTATCGAGAAAGTTGCCCAGATTAAGCCGGATAGCTTCGACGAGCGGAAAATTATCGGCAAAGTAAAGGAAATGATGCGGAGAGAATACGGGAATCCGGACTTTTCTCTTGAGCAAGCGGCGTTGCGCGTGCATCTAAATCCCACTTATCTGAGCGAGCTGTTCAAGGAGACGACGGGTCGCAAATTCATTGATTACCTGACCGATATTCGGCTCGATGAAGCTAGGCGGTTGTTGCTGGAAACGGATATGAGAATGTATGAGGTGTGTTCATCCGTCGGTTATACGAGCTCGAAATATTTTAGCACCTTATTCAGGAAAAAATTCGACGTGACTCCGACGATGTACAGGGACGGTCCCGTCCTTGAGACGGACTGA
- a CDS encoding sensor histidine kinase: MKLRIVPFRDWNLNSKLISVYSLTIFIPVIIVTLLGFDRYNDNLKLKVGEYGLNLTDQVSKNLDTYIQQIDRLSLTFYLDVWENLSLNPDRSNPKEVLMEKVSIDRALRSIMVVIPFSDVLGAYWINGGEVFYSQYGNGEWIDHSDFEQQDWYREALKRDGKGVLVSPYPSKNNEQYILTYARSIVNVQNRQSYGVLLFDISMDGLRDLVGKMKSKSAGTMIILDNENKVVYHPDESLIRSSFPLKTTQPYGYYTDDIDGKETMIHYVRSSVTGWTVVNAIEVQQLSDELSLLRNLLFSYTGVMLLVSTVLFALLSFTIIKPLKEMKRLMRRVEVGDYEVQFQVRSGDEVNRLGHSFNVMVFQIRELINKVLKMKIYRQQAEVQVLRSQINPHFLYNTLESIHMKAEINSDYEVADMVASLGKLFRLSLRQTAERIPLFKELEYVNVFMGLQSVRFPKMEYIVDVPPDLMRTDILPWIVQPLVENAIIHGLTPKKGEGWIQISARTMEDDLVIEVADNGIGISDGRLDWLMKALQEQESEETGDHIGVNNVHRRIQHYYGHGYGLRIENRPEGGTTAEIRLRTMKEAEEDA, translated from the coding sequence ATGAAGCTGCGGATAGTCCCGTTTCGCGATTGGAATCTGAATTCGAAGCTGATCTCGGTATATTCGTTGACGATATTCATTCCCGTCATTATCGTGACGTTATTAGGCTTTGATCGCTATAACGATAATTTGAAACTGAAAGTCGGGGAATACGGCCTCAATCTGACGGATCAGGTGAGCAAAAACCTAGACACGTATATCCAGCAGATCGATCGTTTGTCCCTGACCTTCTATCTCGACGTGTGGGAGAACCTTAGCCTGAATCCTGATCGCAGCAATCCGAAGGAAGTGCTCATGGAGAAGGTATCGATAGATCGCGCTCTGCGGAGTATTATGGTCGTCATTCCTTTCTCCGACGTTCTCGGAGCTTACTGGATTAACGGCGGGGAAGTGTTCTATTCGCAGTACGGCAACGGAGAATGGATCGACCATAGCGATTTCGAGCAACAAGACTGGTACCGGGAGGCGTTGAAAAGAGACGGGAAAGGCGTGCTCGTATCTCCTTATCCTTCCAAGAACAATGAACAATACATTCTCACTTACGCTAGAAGCATCGTAAACGTCCAAAATCGGCAGTCCTACGGGGTGCTGCTTTTTGACATTTCCATGGACGGACTGCGCGACTTAGTCGGCAAGATGAAGAGCAAATCCGCTGGGACGATGATTATTCTCGATAACGAGAATAAAGTGGTCTACCATCCGGACGAGTCGTTGATACGCAGCTCTTTTCCGCTTAAAACGACCCAACCTTATGGATATTATACGGACGATATCGACGGCAAGGAGACGATGATTCATTACGTTCGTTCTTCCGTCACGGGATGGACGGTCGTGAACGCGATCGAGGTTCAGCAGCTTTCGGATGAGCTTAGCCTATTGCGGAATCTGCTATTCTCCTATACGGGAGTCATGCTGCTCGTCTCTACCGTTCTGTTCGCTTTGCTATCGTTTACGATCATTAAACCGCTTAAGGAAATGAAAAGACTAATGCGTCGAGTAGAGGTCGGAGATTACGAGGTTCAGTTCCAGGTGCGATCCGGCGATGAGGTCAACCGTCTCGGGCACAGCTTTAACGTGATGGTCTTCCAAATCCGGGAATTGATCAACAAGGTGCTGAAGATGAAAATCTATCGGCAGCAAGCGGAGGTGCAGGTTCTGCGCAGCCAGATCAATCCTCATTTTCTCTATAATACGTTGGAATCGATTCATATGAAGGCGGAGATCAATAGCGATTACGAAGTCGCGGACATGGTAGCTTCCCTAGGCAAGTTATTCCGGTTGTCCCTTAGACAGACGGCGGAACGCATCCCGCTCTTCAAGGAACTGGAGTACGTGAACGTATTTATGGGTCTTCAGAGCGTGAGGTTTCCCAAGATGGAATATATCGTCGATGTCCCTCCCGATCTGATGCGAACGGACATATTGCCGTGGATCGTACAGCCGCTCGTCGAGAACGCGATTATCCACGGGTTAACCCCGAAGAAGGGGGAAGGGTGGATCCAGATATCGGCCAGGACGATGGAAGACGATCTGGTCATCGAAGTCGCTGACAACGGTATCGGTATTAGCGACGGCAGGCTGGACTGGTTGATGAAAGCTCTGCAGGAACAGGAATCCGAGGAGACGGGCGACCACATCGGGGTCAACAACGTCCATAGGAGAATTCAACACTATTACGGTCATGGTTACGGACTGCGAATAGAAAACCGTCCGGAAGGCGGGACAACGGCCGAAATTCGGCTACGGACGATGAAGGAGGCGGAAGAGGATGCCTAA
- a CDS encoding carbohydrate ABC transporter permease, protein MRTKSASLFVVEAVTIAAAIVFFIPFYFILSMTFKTPEEMTGFPLSLPSSLHFGNYAETWELMRFTQVLGNTLLITALTVFVLIVFGSLASYPLARKTGSVYYLVYIYFIAGIMVPFQLAMVPLYKFVNTLHLVNTYHGAVLIYTAINLPFAIFLFTGFLKSTPKELEEAAWIDGCSKIRAYWVAVFPIIKPATATVAVLTSLSTWNDFIIPMLFLQGEERRTITIQLYMFVGEHVTNWSLLFPGMVLSVVPLLIAYLFLQKYIIKGIAAGSVKG, encoded by the coding sequence ATGAGAACGAAATCCGCAAGCCTCTTCGTTGTCGAGGCGGTCACGATTGCCGCAGCTATCGTATTCTTTATCCCGTTCTATTTTATTTTGTCGATGACGTTCAAGACGCCGGAGGAAATGACCGGATTTCCGTTGTCCCTTCCGTCCTCGTTGCATTTCGGGAATTACGCGGAAACCTGGGAGCTTATGCGATTTACGCAGGTGCTCGGAAACACGCTGCTGATCACGGCTTTAACCGTATTCGTGCTTATCGTGTTTGGTTCTCTCGCTTCATATCCGCTTGCTAGAAAAACGGGCAGCGTATATTATTTGGTTTATATTTACTTCATAGCGGGAATTATGGTGCCCTTTCAGTTGGCGATGGTTCCGCTCTACAAATTCGTAAATACGCTCCACTTGGTCAACACTTACCATGGCGCGGTGCTTATCTATACGGCGATCAATTTGCCCTTCGCGATATTCTTGTTCACCGGTTTCTTAAAGTCGACGCCCAAGGAATTGGAGGAAGCGGCCTGGATCGACGGCTGCTCGAAAATTCGCGCCTATTGGGTGGCGGTGTTTCCGATTATTAAACCGGCTACGGCTACGGTGGCCGTACTCACTTCCCTTAGCACTTGGAATGACTTCATTATTCCGATGTTGTTCCTGCAAGGAGAGGAAAGACGGACGATTACGATTCAACTGTATATGTTCGTGGGGGAGCACGTTACGAATTGGTCGCTGCTGTTTCCCGGCATGGTTTTGTCCGTAGTGCCGCTGCTGATCGCGTATCTTTTTTTGCAAAAGTACATTATTAAAGGCATCGCCGCCGGATCGGTTAAAGGATAA
- a CDS encoding carbohydrate ABC transporter permease: protein MRTLSLRTREHLWWVAFIAPAFLIYTVIFLGPVISSFYYSMTNWNGFTKTMDFIGFSNYAYMFGDPTFMKAMRNTFVFAGLIVIFQNGLAIPLALALDSKIKTKSLLKVVFFAPAILSPLVVGYTWLYIYEPEGMLNMLLRAIGLGGWEQTWLGDPKFALYAIVVMVLWQYVGYSMIIFLANLQTIPGDLYEAADIDGAGGFRKFRYITFPLLAPSMTINVVLASIGSLKAFDIIYVTTKGGPFQATETITTLLFTTAFKKDNFGYGTAMGVIMFLIIFLISVVQILLLRKREVGDS from the coding sequence TTGAGGACTTTGTCGCTTCGAACCAGGGAGCACTTGTGGTGGGTTGCTTTTATCGCGCCTGCCTTTCTAATCTATACGGTCATTTTTCTGGGTCCCGTTATCTCAAGCTTCTATTACAGCATGACGAACTGGAACGGCTTCACGAAAACGATGGATTTCATCGGATTTAGCAACTACGCGTATATGTTCGGCGATCCGACCTTCATGAAGGCGATGCGCAATACGTTCGTCTTCGCGGGGCTCATCGTTATTTTCCAGAACGGCTTGGCCATTCCGCTGGCGTTGGCCCTCGATTCCAAGATCAAGACAAAGTCGCTGCTTAAGGTGGTTTTCTTCGCGCCGGCTATTCTTAGCCCGCTGGTTGTCGGCTATACGTGGTTATACATCTACGAGCCGGAAGGCATGTTGAATATGCTTCTTCGAGCCATAGGGCTTGGGGGTTGGGAGCAAACATGGCTCGGAGATCCGAAATTCGCCTTGTACGCCATCGTGGTGATGGTTTTGTGGCAATACGTGGGCTACTCCATGATTATTTTTCTGGCCAATCTTCAGACGATTCCGGGGGACTTGTACGAAGCGGCGGATATCGACGGGGCCGGCGGTTTCCGGAAATTCCGGTACATTACGTTCCCGTTGTTAGCCCCCTCGATGACGATTAACGTCGTTCTGGCCAGCATCGGATCGTTAAAAGCATTCGATATCATCTACGTGACGACGAAAGGCGGGCCCTTCCAAGCTACGGAGACCATCACGACGTTGCTCTTCACGACGGCGTTCAAGAAGGACAACTTCGGTTACGGGACGGCGATGGGCGTTATTATGTTCCTGATTATTTTCCTCATATCCGTTGTTCAGATCCTGCTGCTTAGAAAGAGAGAGGTGGGAGATTCATGA
- a CDS encoding MBL fold metallo-hydrolase, with protein sequence MRIALGIIVGIVVIVYLVVKYYPALGGRVSKESKRRIDGSPNRSRGIFVNQIPTSMNMNAGSMAKVLIEMVRGNPKGKPQSPIQAVPLTPQQLQSDADAHRAKVTWFGHSAILLQLDGKTLFIDPMLGKSPSPFTLFGGRRYSNKLPIEVEELPAIDAVILSHDHYDHLDYGTIRKLMHKVNRFFVPLGVAAHLERWGVEPGRITEHDWWEEIEFEGLKLATAPARHFSGRSIGDRNSTLWCSWIIEGAKDKIFFSGDSGYGPHFKEIGDKYGPFDLTLMECGQYDERWSAIHMLPEETVQAHIDVKGKVMIPIHWGAFTLALHDWTDPVERAARAARERNAVLATPRIGEIVRVGSPVVPSLAWWK encoded by the coding sequence ATGCGGATAGCACTCGGGATCATCGTTGGAATCGTCGTTATCGTCTATCTGGTCGTCAAATACTATCCAGCGCTCGGGGGACGCGTGTCCAAAGAGAGCAAGCGGAGGATCGACGGGTCGCCCAATCGCTCTCGCGGTATCTTCGTCAATCAAATTCCAACGAGCATGAATATGAACGCAGGCTCGATGGCTAAGGTATTAATCGAAATGGTCAGAGGCAATCCGAAAGGGAAGCCGCAATCGCCGATACAAGCCGTACCCTTGACGCCTCAACAGCTCCAATCCGATGCGGACGCGCACCGCGCAAAGGTTACTTGGTTCGGCCATTCCGCCATTCTTCTGCAGTTAGACGGCAAAACCCTATTCATAGACCCGATGCTCGGCAAGTCCCCGTCTCCGTTCACGCTCTTCGGAGGACGCCGATACAGCAATAAATTGCCTATCGAAGTCGAGGAATTACCCGCCATTGACGCGGTAATCCTATCCCATGATCATTACGACCATTTGGATTACGGAACGATCCGTAAATTGATGCATAAAGTCAACCGCTTCTTCGTGCCGCTCGGCGTTGCCGCCCATCTGGAAAGGTGGGGCGTGGAGCCGGGGAGAATCACAGAGCACGATTGGTGGGAGGAAATCGAATTCGAGGGCCTTAAGCTAGCTACGGCGCCGGCGCGTCATTTCTCGGGCAGGAGCATCGGGGATCGCAACTCGACCCTGTGGTGCTCTTGGATTATCGAAGGCGCGAAGGACAAAATCTTTTTTAGCGGGGATAGCGGTTACGGTCCTCACTTCAAAGAAATCGGCGACAAGTACGGCCCGTTCGATCTGACGTTGATGGAGTGCGGTCAATACGACGAGCGTTGGTCGGCGATCCACATGCTTCCCGAAGAAACCGTCCAAGCGCATATCGACGTCAAAGGGAAAGTGATGATCCCGATTCACTGGGGCGCTTTTACGCTTGCGCTGCACGATTGGACGGATCCCGTCGAACGAGCGGCCAGAGCGGCGAGAGAGCGCAATGCCGTCCTTGCGACGCCAAGAATCGGAGAGATCGTCCGAGTCGGGTCGCCGGTTGTCCCTTCGCTGGCTTGGTGGAAGTAG
- a CDS encoding peptidoglycan-binding domain-containing protein has product MEQENGRIGSHSPTTRLVSLTAKWFGAAILAIALMVSIPQVSSAVGKGARGPDVYVIQGMLKSLGSYSGPINGYYDNATARGVKYFQKKHGMPVTGNVDKNTFKSLVYAYNTKKVGGGEQGWRGKSQSRGYGGGAGIGGGQGGGRGGAGIGGGQGGGGGAGGGAGIGGGQGGGGGAGIGGGQGGGYGGGGAGGGYGGGGAGGGQGGGGAGGYGGGGGRGQGIGGGQGHGHGGGQGQGIEEEQHEEHGKMKEEHGKMKEEEHGKMKEEEHGKVKEEKGKGGNQGIGGNEGIGGNQGIGGNQGIGGNQGIGGNQGIGGNQPPSANPAPSSGTGYGN; this is encoded by the coding sequence ATGGAACAAGAAAATGGGCGCATCGGCTCGCATAGCCCGACAACTAGGCTCGTATCGTTAACTGCCAAATGGTTCGGAGCGGCGATACTCGCTATCGCTCTGATGGTAAGCATTCCGCAGGTTAGCTCGGCCGTGGGCAAGGGCGCTCGCGGTCCGGATGTATATGTGATCCAAGGGATGTTGAAGTCGCTGGGAAGTTACTCGGGTCCGATTAACGGTTACTACGATAATGCGACGGCCCGAGGAGTTAAATATTTTCAGAAAAAGCATGGAATGCCGGTTACGGGTAACGTAGATAAAAACACATTCAAGTCGCTCGTGTATGCTTACAACACCAAAAAAGTAGGCGGAGGCGAACAAGGATGGCGCGGAAAAAGCCAAAGTAGAGGCTACGGCGGCGGAGCGGGAATCGGCGGCGGCCAAGGCGGCGGCAGAGGCGGAGCAGGAATCGGCGGCGGCCAAGGCGGCGGAGGCGGAGCTGGTGGAGGAGCAGGAATCGGTGGCGGCCAAGGCGGCGGAGGCGGAGCGGGAATCGGAGGCGGCCAAGGCGGCGGCTACGGCGGTGGCGGAGCAGGCGGAGGCTACGGCGGTGGCGGAGCAGGCGGAGGCCAAGGCGGTGGCGGAGCAGGCGGCTATGGCGGTGGCGGTGGCAGGGGTCAAGGGATTGGCGGAGGCCAAGGTCATGGTCACGGCGGCGGTCAAGGACAAGGGATCGAAGAAGAACAGCACGAAGAGCACGGCAAGATGAAAGAAGAGCATGGTAAAATGAAGGAAGAAGAGCATGGCAAGATGAAGGAAGAAGAACACGGCAAAGTCAAAGAAGAAAAAGGCAAGGGCGGGAATCAAGGCATTGGAGGAAACGAAGGCATTGGAGGAAATCAAGGCATTGGCGGAAACCAAGGCATTGGAGGAAATCAGGGCATTGGCGGAAACCAAGGTATTGGTGGAAACCAGCCGCCTTCGGCTAATCCGGCACCTTCCTCGGGGACCGGCTACGGAAACTAA
- a CDS encoding TolB family protein has protein sequence MRTFHKINRVLVVVAIILFLGKLDTVSAKPADSLKAAFIREGDLWMKSGGAERQLTRGEYIRDPKWSYDGEWLAYTKGEDRQELRLWHIPTAQSQAVSATGGGNYQWSPARNRLAFLEGQKLSWISAEKPNRPAEVAQAINNFSWLPDGSGFVASTTAELLPDGWTPVRILKIPLTGNGIPAPQGDTGAAVKTLYVLPKQSDDFFAIGTSVFKFSDTGKWMAFLATPTASLSADANTLCILSENGAFFRKVDQMANNSEWFSWADRGDKLAYIGGAGREATNNKELKVVEAPSGKPVAYTPAGYVDQSFSWEGVQHIVVSRAKEWKGAVTGGPATKPLPNLVEIKLQGPRYKPLTQAPRNYGDFNPQYLPSVKQIGWVRSDRSKADVLIAGSGGKHPLIWIKNVDAGANFYEQWKWSDVLSFYSS, from the coding sequence ATGCGTACGTTTCACAAAATAAACCGGGTGCTAGTGGTCGTGGCCATCATTCTGTTCCTGGGAAAGCTGGATACCGTTTCGGCGAAACCCGCCGATTCGCTGAAAGCAGCGTTCATTCGCGAAGGGGATCTCTGGATGAAATCCGGAGGCGCAGAGCGGCAATTGACTAGAGGAGAGTATATTCGCGATCCGAAATGGTCTTACGATGGAGAATGGCTTGCGTACACGAAAGGCGAGGATCGTCAGGAGCTAAGGCTGTGGCATATTCCCACCGCCCAAAGCCAGGCGGTGTCGGCTACCGGAGGAGGTAATTATCAATGGTCGCCCGCCCGTAACCGTCTCGCGTTCCTAGAGGGGCAGAAGCTGTCGTGGATATCGGCCGAGAAGCCTAACCGTCCGGCGGAAGTCGCGCAGGCGATCAATAATTTCTCCTGGCTGCCTGACGGAAGCGGGTTCGTCGCGTCAACGACGGCCGAGCTATTGCCCGACGGTTGGACGCCTGTTCGTATTTTGAAAATCCCATTGACGGGGAACGGGATCCCTGCGCCTCAGGGAGACACGGGTGCCGCTGTTAAAACCTTATATGTGCTGCCTAAGCAGTCGGACGATTTTTTTGCCATAGGAACGAGCGTATTCAAGTTCTCGGACACCGGCAAATGGATGGCGTTCCTCGCTACGCCAACGGCCTCGCTGTCGGCTGACGCGAATACGTTATGCATTTTATCCGAGAATGGCGCTTTCTTCAGGAAGGTCGATCAAATGGCGAATAACAGCGAGTGGTTTAGTTGGGCGGACCGGGGAGACAAGCTGGCATACATCGGCGGGGCGGGAAGAGAGGCCACGAATAACAAGGAGCTTAAAGTCGTAGAGGCTCCTAGCGGTAAGCCTGTCGCATACACCCCTGCCGGTTACGTCGATCAGAGCTTCTCATGGGAAGGCGTGCAGCACATCGTAGTTTCAAGGGCGAAGGAATGGAAAGGAGCCGTGACGGGTGGACCGGCAACCAAACCGCTTCCTAATCTTGTTGAGATTAAGCTGCAGGGTCCGCGCTATAAGCCGTTAACTCAAGCCCCTAGAAACTATGGCGATTTCAATCCGCAATATCTTCCGAGCGTTAAGCAGATCGGATGGGTACGATCCGATCGCAGCAAGGCTGACGTCTTAATCGCCGGCAGCGGCGGGAAACATCCCTTGATCTGGATCAAAAATGTGGATGCGGGAGCCAATTTCTACGAGCAGTGGAAATGGAGCGATGTGCTGAGCTTTTATTCGTCGTAG